The following proteins are co-located in the Mycolicibacterium goodii genome:
- a CDS encoding epoxide hydrolase family protein encodes MTDSLIRPFRIAVPDADLDDLKSRLSRTRWPEPETVDDWGQGIPLDYARELAEYWANGYDWRAREQALNRFDHYVTELDGLDIHFIHQRCARPDAFPLLLTHGWPGSIVEFHKVIEPLTEAGFDVVCPSLPGYGFSGKPTTTGWGIGKIAQAWDTLMTRLGYDRYGAQGGDWGAAVTTQIGRNVGNCVGIHVNMPIARPPAEGVGEMTEEVRQALERMQYYRKWDSGYMKQQSTRPQTVGYGLVDSPVGQLTWIVEKFWSWMDCDGHPENVLSRDELLDNVMLYWVTASAASSARLYWESYDTFAGGDFVTLPTGVASFPKEILRAPRAWCEKAYNVTHFTMMPRGGHFAAFEQPELFVDDVTAFFDTVR; translated from the coding sequence ATGACCGACTCGTTGATCCGCCCGTTCCGCATCGCCGTACCCGACGCCGATCTCGACGACCTTAAGAGCCGCCTGTCCCGCACCCGCTGGCCCGAGCCGGAAACCGTCGACGACTGGGGTCAGGGCATACCGCTGGACTACGCCCGCGAACTCGCCGAGTACTGGGCGAACGGCTACGACTGGCGCGCCCGCGAACAGGCGCTGAACCGCTTCGACCACTACGTCACCGAACTCGACGGGCTCGACATCCACTTCATCCACCAGCGCTGCGCACGGCCCGACGCGTTTCCCCTGCTGCTCACCCACGGCTGGCCCGGATCGATCGTCGAATTCCACAAGGTGATCGAACCGCTCACCGAGGCCGGGTTCGACGTGGTGTGCCCGTCGCTGCCCGGCTACGGCTTCTCCGGCAAGCCCACGACGACCGGGTGGGGCATCGGCAAGATCGCCCAGGCGTGGGACACCCTCATGACCCGGCTGGGCTATGACCGCTACGGCGCGCAGGGCGGCGACTGGGGCGCGGCTGTGACGACGCAGATCGGCCGCAACGTGGGCAATTGTGTTGGCATTCATGTGAACATGCCGATCGCGCGGCCACCCGCCGAAGGCGTCGGCGAGATGACCGAGGAGGTGCGGCAGGCGCTGGAGCGGATGCAGTACTACCGCAAATGGGATTCCGGCTACATGAAGCAGCAGTCGACGCGGCCGCAGACCGTGGGCTACGGCCTGGTCGACTCCCCCGTGGGGCAGCTGACGTGGATCGTGGAGAAGTTCTGGTCGTGGATGGACTGCGACGGCCACCCCGAGAACGTGCTGAGCCGCGACGAACTGCTCGACAACGTGATGCTGTACTGGGTCACCGCGTCGGCCGCGTCGTCGGCGCGGCTGTACTGGGAGAGTTACGACACCTTCGCAGGTGGCGACTTCGTGACGCTGCCCACCGGCGTGGCGTCGTTCCCCAAGGAGATCCTGCGCGCGCCGCGGGCCTGGTGCGAAAAGGCGTACAACGTCACGCATTTCACGATGATGCCGCGCGGTGGGCACTTCGCGGCGTTCGAGCAGCCCGAGCTTTTCGTCGACGATGTGACGGCCTTCTTCGACACCGTGCGCTGA
- a CDS encoding nitrilase-related carbon-nitrogen hydrolase, with translation MNRKLRVSAVTPDIVIGDLGGNLARLHSALRAIEWTGPHLAVLPELATSGYVFTDIDEARTLSLRADDARLIALADDVPADCVAVVGFAEADGDTLYNSAIVIGDGKVVGTYRKAHLWAAEPEIFAIGVEAGTVIDTPICRLGVAICYDNEFPELPRRLALRGAEVLALPVNWPLVDRPEGEHAPETVQAMAAARSSQLATVIADRRGTERGVRWTGGTAVIGPDGWIKATPQGDETIATAVLDLTDSKAIGDRNDALADRRPDLYRDLVESGEAATDIPD, from the coding sequence ATGAACCGGAAGCTGCGCGTCTCGGCGGTCACGCCCGACATCGTCATCGGCGATCTCGGTGGCAACCTCGCTCGTTTGCACAGTGCCCTGCGGGCCATCGAGTGGACCGGCCCGCACCTGGCGGTGTTGCCCGAACTCGCCACCAGCGGGTACGTCTTCACCGACATCGACGAGGCCCGAACCCTGTCATTGCGCGCCGACGATGCACGGTTGATCGCACTGGCCGATGACGTCCCGGCGGATTGCGTCGCCGTGGTGGGCTTCGCGGAGGCCGACGGTGACACGCTGTACAACTCGGCCATCGTCATCGGTGACGGCAAAGTGGTCGGTACCTACCGCAAAGCGCACCTGTGGGCGGCCGAGCCGGAGATCTTCGCGATCGGCGTCGAAGCGGGGACGGTCATCGACACCCCGATATGCCGGCTCGGGGTCGCGATCTGCTACGACAACGAATTCCCCGAGCTGCCAAGACGACTCGCCCTGCGCGGAGCCGAGGTGCTGGCCCTGCCGGTGAACTGGCCGCTGGTGGACCGGCCGGAGGGTGAGCATGCCCCCGAAACCGTCCAGGCGATGGCGGCCGCGCGGTCGTCACAACTGGCGACCGTGATCGCCGACCGCCGCGGCACCGAGCGTGGTGTCCGGTGGACCGGCGGGACCGCGGTGATCGGCCCGGACGGCTGGATCAAGGCGACACCACAGGGCGACGAGACGATCGCGACAGCCGTCCTGGACCTGACCGACAGCAAGGCGATCGGCGACCGCAACGACGCACTGGCCGATCGCCGACCCGACCTGTACCGCGACCTTGTCGAATCCGGCGAGGCCGCAACCGATATCCCTGACTAG
- a CDS encoding AMP-binding protein, with product MSGNADLYRSARDQLVATIADYDKAVETFAFPELTGTFNWAIDWFDAIARGNDRPALWIVEEDGAETQVSFADMAERSDRVATWLAALGVGKGDRVILMLGNQVELWEAMLGIAKLGAVIMPTTGALGPADLADRIARGGARFVIANASDTDKFAAVEGDYGRIVVGEAVEGWHAYSDASEVQPQRFASATTVDDTMLIYFTSGTTSKPKLVEHSQVSYPVGHLSTMAWIGVKPGDVHLAISSPGWAKHAWSCFFAPWIAEATIFVYNYRRFDAPALLNQLRRAKVNTFCAPPTVWRMLIQADLGARPEGLREILGAGEPLNPDVIAQVEKAWGLTIRDGFGQTETTLQVGNTPGQPVKPGSMGRPMPGVPVVLVDPITGEPADEGEICLDLSKRPRNLMTGYLGDPERNAAVMAGGYYHTGDVASRDADGYITYIGRTDDVFKSSDYKVSPFELESVLIEHPAVVEAAVVPQPDDTRLAVPKAYVSLADGWEPNADTAKAVMEYARDHLAPYLKVRRVEFFDLPKTISGKIRRVELRKREDEAHQTGKPIQSEYRYEDLLG from the coding sequence ATGAGTGGTAACGCCGATCTCTACCGTAGTGCCCGTGATCAGCTCGTCGCGACCATCGCCGACTACGACAAGGCCGTCGAGACGTTCGCGTTTCCGGAGCTGACCGGCACTTTCAACTGGGCGATCGACTGGTTCGACGCGATCGCCAGGGGCAACGACCGTCCCGCGCTGTGGATCGTGGAGGAGGACGGCGCCGAGACGCAGGTGAGTTTCGCCGACATGGCGGAGCGCTCCGACCGGGTCGCGACGTGGTTGGCGGCTCTCGGCGTCGGCAAGGGCGACCGGGTGATCCTCATGCTCGGCAACCAGGTCGAGCTGTGGGAGGCGATGCTCGGCATCGCCAAGCTCGGCGCGGTCATCATGCCGACCACCGGGGCGCTCGGCCCGGCCGATCTGGCGGACCGCATCGCGCGCGGTGGCGCGCGGTTCGTGATCGCGAACGCGTCCGACACCGACAAGTTCGCGGCGGTCGAAGGTGACTACGGGCGGATCGTGGTGGGCGAGGCCGTGGAGGGCTGGCACGCCTACTCCGACGCGTCCGAGGTGCAGCCGCAGCGGTTCGCCAGTGCCACCACGGTCGACGACACCATGCTCATCTACTTCACCTCCGGAACCACCAGCAAGCCCAAGCTGGTCGAGCATTCGCAGGTCAGCTACCCCGTCGGGCATCTGTCGACGATGGCGTGGATCGGCGTGAAGCCCGGCGACGTGCACCTGGCGATCAGCTCGCCCGGCTGGGCCAAACACGCGTGGAGCTGCTTTTTCGCGCCGTGGATCGCCGAGGCGACGATCTTCGTCTACAACTACCGCCGCTTCGACGCCCCGGCGCTGCTGAACCAGCTGCGCCGCGCCAAAGTCAACACGTTCTGCGCACCGCCCACGGTGTGGCGCATGCTGATCCAGGCCGACCTGGGCGCCAGGCCCGAGGGGCTGCGCGAGATCCTGGGCGCCGGTGAGCCGCTCAACCCCGATGTGATCGCCCAGGTCGAGAAGGCCTGGGGGCTGACCATCCGCGACGGGTTCGGCCAGACCGAGACCACCCTGCAGGTCGGCAACACCCCAGGGCAGCCGGTGAAACCGGGCTCGATGGGCAGGCCCATGCCCGGTGTGCCGGTGGTGCTGGTCGACCCGATCACCGGCGAGCCCGCCGACGAGGGCGAGATCTGCCTGGACCTGAGCAAGCGTCCGCGCAACCTGATGACCGGTTACCTCGGCGATCCGGAACGCAACGCGGCCGTCATGGCCGGTGGCTACTACCACACCGGCGACGTCGCATCGCGCGACGCCGACGGCTACATCACCTACATCGGCCGCACCGACGACGTGTTCAAGTCCAGCGACTACAAGGTGTCGCCGTTCGAGTTGGAGAGCGTGCTGATCGAGCATCCTGCGGTGGTCGAAGCCGCCGTGGTGCCCCAGCCCGACGACACCCGCCTCGCCGTGCCCAAGGCGTACGTCTCGCTGGCCGACGGATGGGAACCCAACGCCGACACCGCAAAAGCGGTCATGGAGTACGCGCGTGACCACCTCGCGCCTTACCTGAAGGTACGCCGCGTCGAGTTCTTCGACCTGCCCAAGACCATCTCCGGCAAGATCCGCCGCGTCGAACTGCGCAAGCGCGAGGACGAGGCGCATCAGACCGGCAAGCCGATCCAGAGCGAATACCGATACGAGGACCTGTTGGGATGA
- the hisD gene encoding histidinol dehydrogenase, which translates to MQITTDEARTLGPFTWLKKPAVDGPPAQRDPKVVERVSQMLLDIERRGLDAVRAYARELDGWSGPLEIGADELRKSGDALPADLREALELGYERTNRFAVAQRARLADFEIELAPGVTGGVQYVPVNRVGAYLPAGRFPLLASAFMTVGVAKAAGVPTVLACTPPSGEHGAHPAVLYGAYLSRADSVFAVGGVQALGAMAFGLIGDGPVDMLVGAGNAFVTEAKRQLFGRVGIDLLAGPSEVAVLADETADPEWVAADLLGQAEHGPNSPAALITTSETLGRKVIEAIDRQLETLATREVAGPAWRDFGSVLVASDAEQAVAIADVLGPEHLEVQTADDDYFLKRLRNYGSLFLGRWSTVAYSDKGIAGTNHVLPTGKTARYNAGLSVSRFVKPLTYQRAAREATAALAPAVERISAFEGLAAHEATATIRIEEIGRDSAVFDGTPAASRR; encoded by the coding sequence ATGCAGATCACGACCGATGAAGCTCGCACCCTCGGCCCTTTCACCTGGCTGAAGAAACCCGCAGTCGACGGCCCGCCTGCGCAGCGCGACCCGAAGGTCGTCGAACGCGTGTCGCAGATGCTGCTCGACATCGAACGCAGAGGCCTCGACGCGGTGCGTGCCTACGCCCGGGAGCTCGACGGGTGGTCCGGCCCGCTCGAGATCGGCGCCGACGAACTGCGCAAGAGCGGCGACGCCCTGCCGGCCGATCTTCGTGAAGCGCTGGAACTCGGCTACGAGCGCACCAACCGGTTCGCGGTCGCACAACGTGCCCGGCTCGCCGACTTCGAGATCGAACTCGCGCCAGGGGTGACCGGCGGCGTTCAGTACGTACCGGTCAACCGGGTCGGGGCCTATCTGCCCGCCGGGCGTTTCCCGCTCCTGGCCAGCGCGTTCATGACCGTCGGCGTCGCCAAGGCAGCCGGTGTGCCCACGGTGCTGGCCTGCACACCGCCGTCGGGTGAGCACGGTGCCCATCCCGCGGTGCTCTACGGTGCCTACCTGTCGCGCGCCGATTCGGTGTTCGCCGTCGGCGGTGTACAGGCGTTGGGCGCCATGGCATTCGGGCTCATCGGTGACGGGCCGGTCGACATGCTCGTCGGCGCGGGGAACGCCTTCGTCACCGAAGCCAAACGTCAGCTGTTCGGCCGGGTCGGCATCGACCTGCTCGCGGGTCCCTCCGAAGTCGCCGTGCTCGCCGACGAGACGGCAGATCCGGAATGGGTCGCCGCCGACCTGCTGGGGCAGGCCGAGCACGGACCGAACTCACCGGCCGCTCTGATAACGACGTCGGAGACGTTGGGCCGCAAGGTGATCGAGGCCATCGACCGGCAGCTCGAGACGTTGGCGACCCGCGAGGTCGCCGGGCCTGCGTGGCGCGATTTCGGGTCGGTGCTCGTCGCCTCGGATGCCGAACAGGCCGTGGCGATCGCCGATGTCCTCGGACCCGAGCATCTCGAAGTGCAGACCGCCGACGACGACTACTTCCTCAAGCGGCTGCGTAACTACGGGTCCCTGTTCCTGGGCAGGTGGAGCACCGTCGCCTACTCCGACAAGGGCATCGCGGGCACCAACCATGTGCTGCCGACCGGTAAGACCGCCCGCTACAACGCAGGCCTCTCGGTTTCGCGATTCGTCAAACCGCTGACCTATCAGCGCGCGGCCCGTGAGGCGACCGCCGCACTGGCACCCGCCGTCGAGCGCATCTCGGCATTCGAGGGACTGGCCGCCCATGAGGCGACGGCCACGATCAGAATCGAGGAGATCGGCCGTGACTCAGCGGTTTTCGACGGTACACCGGCGGCGAGCCGCCGATGA
- a CDS encoding purine-cytosine permease family protein codes for MATDSATVESKSIDWIPLGERRGKPSMLFPLWFMSNANLTTLATGMVGASLGASFLTSLVAIVLGAAVGTVFTAFHSAQGPQLGLPQMIQSRAQFGYRGVVVICAVVIFSIVGFNIFNQILAGDVLTMTTGVDARNLWFVIITALALALAIYGYHWIHRVQNWLTWLFLATFGVFTVVALVTLHLPHGQFGFAGFSWPAFLVQFAAAAAYALGWAPYVSDYSRYLPPQTSPGKALFYTYGGVFVGSSWLMILGAFVAALFADVSPLEAVRQAADGILPGAGLWLLVAALPGLVTVITVNIYASSIELITIIDSFRAVSPTRRLRVGACVVIGLAGLLGAVLSTGDFLDNFGSFLVILLYLLVPWTSVNLVDYYFVRRGRYAIGEIFVPRGGVYGTWGWRGLAAYAIGIIAMIPFVVTVWYTGPVANALGGVDVALFVGLFASAVAYLLMAKSLDLAAEQAKAQSDAREHGFEAVSFASPRTGAGTASLTDGGQSS; via the coding sequence ATGGCCACCGACTCTGCGACGGTCGAATCGAAGTCGATCGACTGGATTCCGCTCGGCGAACGCCGCGGCAAGCCCTCGATGCTGTTTCCGCTGTGGTTCATGTCGAATGCGAACCTCACCACGCTCGCGACGGGCATGGTCGGTGCGTCCCTCGGCGCGTCGTTCCTGACGTCGTTGGTGGCCATCGTGCTCGGCGCCGCCGTCGGGACGGTGTTCACCGCGTTCCACTCCGCGCAGGGCCCACAGTTGGGCCTACCGCAGATGATCCAGTCGCGCGCGCAGTTCGGGTATCGCGGCGTCGTGGTGATCTGCGCCGTCGTGATCTTCAGCATCGTTGGCTTCAACATCTTCAACCAGATCCTCGCCGGTGATGTGCTCACCATGACCACCGGCGTCGATGCCCGCAATCTGTGGTTCGTGATCATCACCGCACTCGCGCTGGCCCTCGCGATCTACGGCTACCACTGGATCCACCGCGTCCAAAATTGGCTCACCTGGCTGTTTTTGGCGACCTTCGGGGTGTTCACGGTGGTGGCGCTCGTCACGCTGCACCTGCCGCACGGGCAGTTCGGCTTCGCCGGGTTCAGCTGGCCGGCCTTCCTGGTCCAGTTCGCCGCCGCCGCGGCCTACGCACTGGGCTGGGCCCCGTACGTCTCGGATTACTCCCGGTACCTGCCGCCGCAGACCAGCCCGGGCAAGGCGCTGTTCTACACCTACGGCGGGGTGTTCGTCGGTAGCTCCTGGCTGATGATCCTCGGGGCGTTCGTCGCGGCGCTGTTCGCCGATGTCTCACCGCTTGAGGCGGTCAGGCAGGCCGCCGACGGCATCCTGCCGGGTGCGGGTCTGTGGCTGCTCGTGGCGGCGCTGCCCGGCCTGGTCACGGTCATCACGGTCAACATCTACGCGTCGTCGATCGAGCTGATCACGATCATCGACTCGTTCCGGGCGGTGTCGCCGACCCGGCGGCTCAGGGTGGGCGCATGTGTGGTGATCGGTTTGGCCGGCTTGCTGGGCGCGGTGCTGAGCACCGGTGACTTCCTCGACAACTTCGGCAGTTTCCTGGTGATCCTGTTGTACCTGCTGGTGCCGTGGACGTCGGTGAACCTCGTGGACTACTACTTCGTCCGCCGCGGACGCTATGCCATCGGCGAGATCTTCGTGCCACGGGGCGGCGTGTACGGCACCTGGGGGTGGCGGGGCCTGGCCGCCTACGCGATCGGGATCATCGCGATGATCCCGTTCGTGGTCACCGTCTGGTACACGGGTCCGGTCGCCAACGCGCTCGGCGGCGTCGACGTCGCGCTGTTCGTCGGGTTGTTCGCGTCCGCGGTCGCCTACCTGCTGATGGCGAAATCTCTGGATCTGGCCGCGGAACAGGCCAAGGCGCAAAGCGATGCCCGCGAGCACGGTTTCGAGGCGGTGAGTTTCGCGTCGCCCCGGACCGGCGCCGGTACGGCTTCGCTCACAGATGGCGGGCAGTCTTCCTGA
- a CDS encoding LysR family transcriptional regulator — MRHLRCFVVLAEELHFGRAAQRLHVAQPALSQLIQRVERELGAQLFLRTRRTVSLTEAGQTLLPEARRILRDADRVTQAVRAVHRGETGSVTIGFVGSAADDVLPRLVAAHRRHHPGVSIRLEEGTTAQQLDWLRDQRITIGLGRTPIDDPAVSTVVLARESLVLAVPDSHALSGAESAELAGLADEPFIMFPRHLGPGLYDVIHSACAAAGFTPSVAYETVRMQTIVGLVSGGLGVALVPESVRNLGRRGVRYVNLADAPPAIELSMMWRNDCESPHLQPLRKTARHL, encoded by the coding sequence ATGCGACACCTGCGCTGCTTCGTCGTCCTCGCCGAGGAACTGCACTTCGGGCGGGCGGCACAGCGCTTGCACGTGGCACAACCCGCGCTGTCCCAGTTGATCCAACGCGTCGAACGGGAGCTGGGCGCACAGCTGTTCCTGCGTACCCGGCGCACGGTCAGCCTCACCGAAGCCGGTCAGACCCTGCTGCCCGAGGCGCGGCGCATCCTGCGTGACGCCGACCGGGTGACGCAAGCGGTGCGAGCCGTCCACCGGGGCGAAACCGGAAGTGTCACCATCGGTTTCGTGGGGTCCGCGGCCGACGACGTGCTGCCGCGGTTGGTCGCCGCGCACCGCAGACATCATCCGGGTGTCTCGATCCGGCTGGAGGAAGGGACGACCGCGCAACAACTCGACTGGCTGCGCGATCAGCGCATCACCATCGGCCTGGGCCGCACACCCATCGACGACCCTGCGGTGTCCACCGTTGTGCTCGCCCGCGAATCCCTGGTGCTGGCGGTGCCCGACAGCCACGCACTGTCCGGCGCAGAGTCCGCCGAACTCGCCGGGCTGGCCGACGAACCGTTCATCATGTTTCCCCGCCACCTCGGCCCCGGCCTCTACGACGTCATTCACAGTGCTTGCGCCGCAGCGGGTTTCACCCCGTCCGTCGCCTACGAGACGGTGCGTATGCAGACCATCGTCGGACTGGTCTCCGGCGGACTCGGGGTGGCACTGGTACCGGAGTCGGTCCGCAACCTCGGCCGCAGAGGTGTTCGATACGTGAACCTCGCCGATGCCCCGCCCGCCATCGAACTGTCGATGATGTGGCGCAACGACTGCGAGTCACCGCATCTGCAGCCGCTCAGGAAGACTGCCCGCCATCTGTGA
- a CDS encoding LysR family transcriptional regulator — protein sequence MTLNQLRAFLEAHRLGSFTAAADALAVAQASVSELVRRLEEELDAQLFVRGSRRLALTAAGQELLPYAEQAVHAADGGVHAVRSLGSLGGGTATFGMPRNADYYLLSSLVQTFHMRYPAVRVRLVGQNSAETAAAIQAGEIEAGMLILPIDDEDLTVRPLLRDEVFYVTADPARAAEPVTIQQFSEADLVLYDAHYGWKDPTRRQLAERAQLAGLRLEPMIEIEHVEAALKLAAGKVGDTIASGAVIDSDAFPAALYTAPFAEPLYDVIALAQHRARPLSNATREFARLAEDTIRELHIPSALSGPDEVAPLIARRGR from the coding sequence ATGACGCTCAATCAACTTCGGGCTTTCCTCGAAGCGCACCGCCTTGGCTCGTTCACCGCTGCCGCCGATGCGCTGGCGGTCGCCCAGGCGTCGGTCTCCGAACTGGTGCGTCGTCTCGAAGAAGAGCTCGATGCCCAGTTGTTTGTCCGCGGCAGCCGCAGGCTCGCGCTCACCGCCGCGGGTCAGGAGTTGTTGCCGTATGCGGAGCAGGCCGTGCACGCGGCCGACGGCGGCGTGCACGCGGTCCGCTCACTCGGCTCGCTCGGTGGCGGAACCGCAACCTTCGGAATGCCCCGCAATGCGGACTACTACCTGCTGTCCAGCCTGGTCCAGACCTTCCACATGCGCTATCCCGCGGTACGGGTGCGGTTGGTCGGGCAGAACTCCGCCGAGACCGCCGCGGCGATACAGGCCGGCGAGATCGAAGCGGGGATGCTCATCCTGCCGATCGACGACGAGGATCTGACGGTTCGCCCACTGCTGCGCGACGAGGTCTTCTATGTGACGGCCGATCCGGCGCGCGCCGCGGAACCCGTTACCATTCAACAGTTCTCCGAGGCCGACCTGGTGCTCTACGACGCCCATTACGGGTGGAAGGATCCGACCCGCAGGCAACTGGCGGAGCGTGCACAACTGGCCGGTCTGCGCTTGGAGCCGATGATCGAGATCGAACACGTCGAGGCCGCGCTGAAACTGGCCGCGGGCAAGGTGGGCGACACCATCGCCAGCGGCGCCGTCATCGACAGCGATGCGTTCCCGGCCGCCCTGTACACCGCACCGTTCGCCGAGCCGTTGTACGACGTGATCGCCCTCGCGCAGCATCGCGCTCGCCCGCTGTCCAACGCCACCCGTGAGTTCGCACGCCTCGCCGAGGACACGATTCGCGAATTGCACATCCCATCGGCACTGTCCGGCCCCGACGAAGTCGCGCCGCTGATCGCGCGTCGAGGGCGCTGA
- a CDS encoding alpha/beta hydrolase, with amino-acid sequence MRAANRLAVAATFLAVMFATACETRSGESTSELSRTDTRVGSAPGVEVAVRALRTESADRVPVILLHGARVPGIASFDLPVPGYSLAEDLVRAGHPTFIMDARGYGGSSRPAEMDGDPGTGRPLVRSNQVVEDIHAVVDHIKATTGAERVALVGWATGGHWAGMYAATHPDRVSHLVIYNSLYGAAEGHPTLAVFDPESGPYRLSDGPSLLTSWDRSIPASDVTLWRDPRVAEAYQREALASDPTSESRTPASFRAPNGAMEDSHYLATGRQLWDASLITAETLIIRSELDFWSRPEDVEDMRRHLVHAAGVRTVVLPQATHYVHLDRPERGRAQFLGALLDFLP; translated from the coding sequence ATGAGAGCTGCCAACCGACTGGCCGTGGCCGCGACTTTCCTGGCGGTGATGTTTGCGACCGCATGTGAGACGAGGTCCGGTGAGTCGACCAGCGAGCTGTCCAGAACCGACACGAGGGTGGGCAGTGCACCCGGCGTCGAGGTTGCGGTCCGGGCGCTGCGAACGGAATCCGCCGACCGCGTACCGGTGATTCTGCTGCACGGCGCCCGGGTCCCCGGGATCGCGTCGTTCGATCTGCCCGTCCCCGGGTACTCGCTGGCCGAGGATCTCGTTCGGGCCGGTCACCCCACCTTCATCATGGATGCGCGCGGCTACGGTGGGTCGTCGCGGCCGGCGGAAATGGACGGCGATCCGGGGACGGGACGGCCGCTGGTGCGCTCGAACCAAGTCGTCGAAGACATCCACGCGGTCGTCGATCACATCAAGGCCACGACCGGTGCCGAACGCGTGGCGCTGGTGGGATGGGCGACCGGCGGGCACTGGGCCGGCATGTATGCGGCGACGCATCCCGACCGGGTCAGCCACCTCGTGATCTACAACAGCCTCTACGGCGCCGCCGAAGGCCATCCAACCCTCGCCGTCTTCGACCCGGAATCCGGGCCGTACCGGCTGTCCGACGGTCCGTCGCTTCTGACCTCATGGGACCGGTCGATTCCGGCGTCGGATGTGACGTTGTGGCGGGATCCGCGGGTGGCCGAGGCCTATCAGCGCGAAGCGCTCGCCAGCGACCCGACCAGTGAGAGCCGCACACCGGCGAGCTTTCGGGCGCCCAACGGGGCGATGGAGGACAGCCACTACCTGGCCACCGGGCGGCAACTGTGGGACGCCTCGTTGATCACCGCCGAAACGTTGATCATCAGAAGCGAACTCGACTTCTGGTCGCGTCCCGAGGACGTCGAGGACATGCGTCGACATCTGGTGCACGCCGCGGGTGTCCGTACGGTCGTGCTCCCGCAGGCCACACACTACGTGCACCTGGACCGTCCGGAACGCGGCCGCGCCCAGTTCCTCGGGGCGCTGCTGGATTTCCTGCCTTAG
- a CDS encoding helix-turn-helix transcriptional regulator: protein MRSPLLRPRDADAVRAALRQMAATTELPLTFGGEVHGGTLLLTEFFGTRTGAMRGLAVRPSAGLGGATMVARRPISVADYRHASAITHDYDGPVLSEGIRSILAVPVVVDGQARAVLYGAYRQSAPIGDRAAAAMVASARQLSEELRVRDEVDRRMRMREAQLAQFGANVASAEQIREVHADLRRMAARASRPLATQLGELADRLARALSGDAPAATPLTAREIDVLSQIALGCTNAEAAQRLSLKPETVKSYLRSASSKLGAHSRHEAVSKARRLRQIP from the coding sequence ATGCGCTCGCCGCTGCTGCGGCCACGTGACGCCGACGCCGTACGGGCCGCACTTCGCCAGATGGCCGCCACCACCGAGCTGCCGTTGACCTTCGGCGGTGAGGTGCACGGCGGAACGCTGCTGCTCACGGAGTTCTTCGGGACGAGAACGGGCGCGATGCGCGGGCTTGCGGTACGGCCGAGCGCCGGTCTGGGCGGCGCGACGATGGTGGCGCGCCGGCCGATCTCGGTGGCCGACTACCGGCACGCCTCGGCCATCACCCACGACTACGACGGGCCGGTGCTCTCCGAGGGCATCCGGTCGATCCTGGCGGTGCCGGTTGTCGTGGACGGGCAGGCACGGGCCGTGCTGTACGGCGCCTACCGGCAGTCGGCGCCGATCGGGGACCGCGCCGCCGCGGCGATGGTGGCATCGGCCCGGCAACTCAGCGAAGAGCTGCGTGTGCGCGACGAGGTGGACCGGCGGATGCGCATGCGCGAAGCGCAGCTGGCACAGTTCGGCGCCAACGTGGCCAGTGCCGAGCAGATCCGCGAGGTGCACGCCGACCTGCGCAGGATGGCCGCGCGCGCGTCCAGGCCGCTGGCCACACAGCTCGGCGAGCTGGCCGACCGGCTGGCCCGCGCACTGTCCGGTGACGCCCCGGCGGCCACACCGCTGACCGCGCGCGAGATCGACGTGCTTTCGCAGATCGCCTTGGGCTGCACCAATGCCGAGGCAGCCCAACGCCTTTCGCTGAAGCCGGAAACCGTCAAGAGCTATCTGCGCAGTGCGTCAAGCAAACTCGGCGCCCACAGCAGGCACGAGGCGGTGTCGAAAGCCCGGCGGCTGCGGCAGATTCCCTGA